One bacterium DNA window includes the following coding sequences:
- a CDS encoding acyl-CoA dehydrogenase encodes MSDHEAFRAETRTWLEENCPKSLLGKGGGGIVGTWGGRKWKPDNEDERLWLDRAAAKGFTAPTWPTEYGGGGLSKEEAKILAQEMRAISAPPPLLGFGLTMIGPTLLQYGTEEQKLEHLTKITRGEIRWCQGYSEPGAGSDLAGLQMRAEDKGDHYIVNGTKVWTSYADEADWIFALVRTDPKAKKQEGITFLLIDMETPGVSVSPILLISGTSPFCETHFQDVKALKSNVIFKENAGWTVAKALLGHERSMVAEAFGSSGELRTSLADRARAYLPGAEPDRPLPDAVLRQDIARMEMDTRAFGLTMQRARDAAKAGQQPGAESSIFKVVGTELNQRRQELLLHIAGPQALGWEGEGFAEDELQGTRNWLRSRGNTIEGGTSEVQRNIIAKRVLGLPD; translated from the coding sequence ATGTCTGATCACGAAGCGTTCCGAGCCGAGACCCGTACATGGCTCGAGGAGAACTGCCCGAAATCCCTGCTGGGCAAGGGGGGAGGTGGCATCGTCGGAACCTGGGGCGGCCGCAAGTGGAAGCCCGACAATGAGGATGAGCGGCTCTGGCTCGACCGAGCCGCGGCCAAGGGTTTCACCGCGCCGACCTGGCCCACCGAGTATGGCGGTGGAGGGCTTTCGAAGGAGGAGGCGAAGATCCTGGCCCAGGAGATGCGGGCGATCAGCGCGCCGCCGCCGCTGCTCGGATTTGGTCTCACCATGATCGGTCCGACCCTGCTTCAGTATGGCACCGAAGAGCAGAAGCTCGAACACCTGACCAAGATCACCCGCGGCGAGATCCGCTGGTGCCAGGGCTATTCGGAGCCCGGCGCCGGTTCGGATCTTGCCGGATTGCAGATGCGGGCCGAAGACAAGGGCGATCACTACATCGTGAACGGCACGAAGGTCTGGACCTCCTACGCCGACGAAGCCGATTGGATCTTTGCCCTCGTGCGCACGGATCCGAAGGCCAAGAAACAGGAAGGGATCACCTTTCTGTTGATCGACATGGAGACGCCCGGTGTTTCCGTGAGCCCGATCCTGTTGATCAGCGGCACCTCACCGTTCTGCGAGACCCACTTCCAGGACGTGAAGGCGTTGAAGAGCAACGTCATCTTCAAGGAGAACGCGGGCTGGACGGTGGCCAAGGCATTGCTTGGCCATGAGCGGTCGATGGTTGCCGAAGCCTTCGGCAGTAGCGGCGAACTCCGGACCAGCCTCGCCGATCGTGCGCGTGCCTACCTTCCTGGCGCCGAGCCCGACCGGCCCCTGCCGGATGCCGTCTTGCGCCAGGACATCGCCCGCATGGAGATGGATACACGCGCCTTCGGCCTCACCATGCAGCGCGCCCGCGATGCTGCGAAGGCGGGTCAACAGCCCGGCGCGGAGAGCTCGATCTTCAAGGTGGTGGGGACCGAGCTCAACCAGCGGCGCCAGGAGCTGTTGCTGCATATTGCAGGCCCCCAGGCCCTTGGCTGGGAGGGGGAAGGCTTCGCCGAGGATGAGCTGCAAGGCACCCGGAATTGGCTGCGTTCCCGCGGCAACACCATCGAAGGCGGCACCTCCGAAGTGCAGCGCAACATCATCGCCAAGCGTGTGCTTGGCCTGCCCGATTAA
- the clpA gene encoding ATP-dependent Clp protease ATP-binding subunit ClpA produces the protein MNHELQLTIQASLREAVARGHAYLTTEHLLYALAFDDAGQEVLRHSGVHLGRLKNALEHFFEEEIEKHEGDGPHETVQTLAFHRVLQTAMDQADNAEKEEVQAGDLLAALFQEPDSHAVELLRAQGVSRLDVLKFLSHGVSKFDGGDEGGAEGMPSTGRGDPFGAEEEAPADPLAAFTANLTAQAAAGELDPLVGRKSEIDRAVHILARRRKNNPIFVGETGVGKTALAEGLAQRVHEGKVPKDLKGAEIYSLDLGAMLAGTKYRGDFEERFKALVAAVQERENPVLFIDEIHTILGAGAAQGATVDASSMLKPLLQSGKLRCMGSTTYQEYRHFEKDRALARRFQRVDVHEPSVEEAIKILEGLAPRYEAHHSVRYSRPALRAAVELSSKHLNDRFLPDKAIDVMDEVGAAVKLRPEKARAAKARIGGEADQPEEKVARKVGIRDVEQLIARMTGTPLARATTSERSQLEHLHEDLKSVVYGQDDAVATVVRAVKRARAGLGGTDKPTGSFLFMGPTGVGKTELAKQLANSLEVPFLRFDMSEYMEKHAVARLIGAPPGYVGYDEGGQLVEKVRKQPHAVLLLDEIEKAHRDLFDILLQVMDHATLTDNHGREADFRHVILIMTSNAGARDLAKASIGFSGGRKSGKDALEKVFSPEFRNRLDEVVTFSSLSPEVMGRVVEKFVKEVRQQLAGKKVNLDLTEAARAWLAVKGYDPDFGARPLSRVIQTELSDPLTDELLFGRLAKGGNVTADYESGAEKLNFRYES, from the coding sequence ATCAATCACGAGCTTCAGCTGACCATTCAGGCGTCCTTGCGCGAGGCCGTCGCGCGCGGGCATGCCTACCTGACGACCGAGCACCTGCTCTACGCCCTGGCCTTCGACGACGCGGGCCAGGAGGTGTTGCGGCATAGCGGCGTACACCTGGGTCGGCTGAAGAATGCGCTGGAGCATTTCTTCGAGGAAGAGATCGAGAAGCACGAGGGCGACGGCCCGCACGAGACGGTCCAGACCCTGGCGTTTCATCGCGTGCTGCAGACTGCGATGGACCAGGCGGACAACGCGGAGAAGGAAGAGGTGCAGGCCGGAGATCTGCTGGCGGCCCTCTTCCAGGAGCCGGATTCCCATGCCGTCGAGTTGCTACGAGCCCAGGGGGTTTCCAGGCTCGATGTCCTGAAGTTCCTCTCCCATGGCGTATCGAAATTCGATGGTGGCGACGAGGGTGGCGCGGAGGGCATGCCCTCGACAGGCCGGGGTGATCCCTTCGGTGCGGAAGAGGAAGCGCCCGCGGATCCGTTGGCTGCTTTCACTGCCAACCTCACGGCTCAGGCTGCGGCTGGAGAACTGGATCCGCTGGTGGGGCGCAAGAGCGAGATCGACCGGGCCGTTCACATCCTGGCGCGTCGGCGCAAGAACAACCCCATCTTCGTCGGTGAAACAGGCGTGGGGAAGACCGCACTCGCGGAGGGCCTGGCCCAACGCGTTCATGAGGGCAAGGTGCCGAAGGATCTGAAAGGCGCCGAGATCTATTCCCTCGATCTCGGCGCGATGCTGGCCGGTACGAAGTACCGCGGCGATTTCGAGGAGCGCTTCAAGGCGTTGGTGGCGGCCGTGCAGGAGCGGGAGAACCCGGTCCTGTTCATCGACGAGATCCACACGATTCTCGGCGCCGGGGCCGCCCAGGGTGCGACCGTGGATGCTTCGAGCATGCTGAAGCCGCTACTCCAGAGCGGGAAGCTCCGCTGCATGGGCTCGACCACCTATCAAGAGTACCGCCACTTCGAGAAGGACCGTGCCCTGGCCCGTCGCTTCCAGCGGGTCGATGTGCACGAGCCGTCGGTCGAGGAGGCGATCAAGATCCTCGAGGGTCTGGCACCGCGGTATGAGGCGCACCATTCGGTGCGCTATTCGCGGCCCGCACTGCGCGCAGCCGTGGAACTCTCATCGAAACACCTGAACGATCGCTTCTTGCCCGACAAGGCCATCGATGTGATGGACGAAGTCGGGGCAGCGGTGAAGCTCCGGCCGGAGAAGGCACGCGCGGCGAAAGCCCGGATTGGGGGCGAAGCCGACCAGCCGGAGGAGAAGGTCGCCCGCAAGGTGGGGATCCGCGACGTCGAGCAACTGATCGCGCGCATGACGGGTACGCCCCTGGCCCGGGCGACCACCTCCGAGCGCAGCCAACTCGAGCATCTACACGAAGATCTGAAGAGCGTGGTCTACGGCCAGGATGATGCGGTGGCCACCGTCGTGCGGGCGGTGAAACGCGCCCGCGCCGGGCTCGGCGGTACAGACAAGCCGACGGGCAGCTTCCTCTTCATGGGCCCCACCGGCGTCGGCAAGACCGAACTCGCCAAGCAGCTGGCGAACAGCCTCGAGGTGCCGTTCCTGCGCTTCGACATGAGCGAGTACATGGAGAAGCATGCGGTGGCGCGGCTGATCGGTGCGCCGCCGGGCTATGTAGGCTACGACGAAGGCGGGCAGCTGGTCGAGAAGGTCCGCAAACAACCTCACGCCGTGCTGCTCCTCGACGAGATCGAGAAGGCCCATCGCGACCTCTTCGACATCCTGCTCCAGGTCATGGACCACGCCACGTTGACGGACAATCACGGCCGCGAAGCCGATTTCCGCCACGTCATCCTGATCATGACCTCGAACGCCGGCGCCAGGGATCTGGCCAAGGCATCCATCGGCTTCTCTGGCGGACGCAAGAGCGGGAAGGATGCGTTGGAAAAGGTGTTCAGCCCGGAGTTCCGCAACCGGCTCGACGAGGTCGTGACGTTCTCGTCCCTCTCGCCCGAGGTGATGGGCCGCGTCGTCGAGAAATTCGTGAAGGAGGTCCGTCAGCAGCTGGCCGGGAAGAAGGTCAACCTCGACCTCACCGAAGCGGCTCGCGCCTGGCTGGCGGTGAAGGGCTACGACCCGGATTTCGGCGCGCGTCCGCTTTCCCGGGTGATCCAGACCGAGCTCTCGGATCCGCTCACGGATGAGCTCCTCTTCGGGCGATTGGCGAAGGGCGGCAACGTGACGGCCGACTACGAGAGCGGCGCGGAGAAGTTGAACTTCCGCTACGAGAGCTGA
- a CDS encoding SDR family oxidoreductase, which yields MNSVDGQRVLITGAARGIGLCTAQEFALAGAELVLTDLDEDALARARELLTELGATVHTRVVDVTQRDQVDELARWVVEDLGGLDVLINNAGVGHMGELAEMTLETWDQLIAVNLVGPLYHVYAFLPHFRDRRAGQIVNISSGQAFFRLPTWGAYAAIKGALASFSEVLHFELKKHRIRVTTVYPFMVSTGFYDGIEGNTWGSRMAMKLVPYYSMSPEKVGRVIFKAVRRGKRVEMVSVINHLGFYTQFIPFANQLIARASNRLLAPGVETDSVDSGASGRLGRALRGAWGFRITEDMRGEHTFEPAYEPEAKTGSAGERPMEFSVRWGTNDVRHWADSDGGRFLVNDLEGSVTIGGLCRDAACKGTLELRYLEDRSIRYSFAFEADGVPYQYEGQKVDIRPWNLPWSHTRCFGRLKRADTGELVSTSLTRFYLRTTPRFLASLRFQGVGR from the coding sequence GTGAATTCCGTCGATGGGCAGCGTGTCCTGATTACGGGTGCAGCCCGGGGCATCGGCTTGTGTACCGCGCAGGAATTCGCCTTGGCCGGTGCGGAGTTGGTGCTCACCGACCTGGATGAGGACGCACTCGCCAGGGCGCGTGAACTGCTGACCGAACTCGGCGCGACGGTGCATACGAGGGTCGTCGACGTCACCCAGCGGGATCAGGTGGACGAGCTGGCCCGTTGGGTCGTCGAAGATCTGGGCGGGTTGGATGTGTTGATCAACAACGCGGGCGTGGGCCATATGGGCGAGCTCGCGGAGATGACCCTCGAGACCTGGGACCAATTGATCGCGGTGAACCTGGTCGGGCCGCTGTATCACGTCTACGCCTTTCTGCCGCATTTTCGAGACAGGCGCGCGGGTCAGATCGTCAACATCTCTTCCGGTCAGGCGTTCTTCCGACTGCCCACCTGGGGTGCCTACGCTGCCATCAAGGGGGCACTGGCTTCGTTTTCCGAGGTGCTGCACTTCGAACTCAAGAAGCATCGGATCAGGGTCACCACGGTCTACCCCTTCATGGTCAGCACCGGCTTCTACGACGGGATCGAGGGGAACACCTGGGGGAGTCGCATGGCGATGAAGCTGGTGCCCTACTACTCGATGAGCCCCGAGAAGGTCGGCCGTGTCATCTTCAAGGCGGTGCGGCGCGGCAAACGGGTGGAGATGGTCAGCGTGATCAACCACCTGGGCTTCTACACGCAGTTCATTCCGTTTGCCAACCAACTCATCGCGCGCGCCAGCAATCGGCTTCTGGCGCCCGGTGTCGAGACCGATTCAGTGGATTCCGGGGCGAGCGGCAGGCTCGGCAGGGCCCTGCGCGGTGCCTGGGGCTTTCGTATCACGGAGGACATGCGCGGCGAGCACACGTTCGAGCCAGCGTACGAGCCGGAAGCGAAGACCGGAAGCGCCGGCGAGCGACCCATGGAATTCAGCGTGCGCTGGGGAACGAACGACGTACGCCATTGGGCCGATTCCGACGGTGGCCGTTTCCTCGTGAACGATCTGGAGGGGTCGGTGACGATCGGCGGCTTGTGCCGTGACGCTGCCTGCAAGGGCACCCTCGAGCTGCGTTACCTCGAGGATCGGTCGATCCGTTACAGCTTCGCGTTCGAAGCGGATGGCGTGCCCTACCAGTACGAAGGCCAGAAGGTCGACATCCGGCCCTGGAACCTGCCGTGGTCGCATACGCGCTGCTTCGGCCGTCTGAAGCGGGCGGATACCGGCGAGTTGGTCTCTACATCCCTGACCCGTTTCTACCTGCGCACGACCCCGCGCTTCCTGGCAAGCCTCAGATTCCAAGGAGTTGGCAGATGA
- a CDS encoding TetR/AcrR family transcriptional regulator: MVSELRKRSDAERRARTRLALVEAAGKVFVRRGYHDTQISDIVSEIGVGQGTFYRHFDGKRAIAGALFEQLAESLLAEFTPMSAPLPSGVEEYREASVAAAVRAAQALRSKRHLALLFLRQGASIDLELDGQRAEILDRFAALARFHLDRAIAGGFARACDSEIVSQAIVGMALRQLDLWLGGSIDDHQVEAAARELVEFAFRGFGP, from the coding sequence ATGGTCTCGGAACTCCGGAAGCGCAGTGACGCCGAGCGCCGGGCGCGTACCCGCCTGGCGCTGGTGGAGGCGGCCGGCAAGGTCTTCGTGCGGCGTGGCTACCACGATACGCAGATCTCCGACATCGTCAGTGAGATCGGCGTGGGGCAGGGCACCTTCTATCGCCACTTCGACGGCAAGCGGGCGATCGCCGGCGCGCTCTTCGAGCAGCTCGCCGAATCGCTGCTGGCCGAGTTCACGCCGATGAGTGCGCCTCTGCCCTCCGGTGTGGAGGAGTACCGCGAGGCCTCGGTGGCTGCCGCGGTCCGGGCAGCGCAGGCATTGCGCTCCAAGCGCCATCTGGCGCTCCTCTTCCTGCGCCAGGGTGCCTCCATCGATCTCGAACTCGATGGGCAACGCGCGGAGATCCTGGACCGCTTCGCCGCGTTGGCAAGATTCCATCTCGATCGGGCCATCGCCGGTGGTTTCGCCCGGGCTTGCGATTCGGAAATCGTATCCCAGGCCATCGTCGGGATGGCGTTGCGCCAGCTCGACCTCTGGCTTGGCGGGAGTATCGACGACCACCAGGTGGAGGCGGCTGCTCGCGAACTCGTGGAGTTCGCCTTCCGAGGTTTCGGACCGTGA
- the ispH gene encoding 4-hydroxy-3-methylbut-2-enyl diphosphate reductase produces the protein MRILLASPRGFCAGVDRAIEIVEQALERFGPPVYVRHEIVHNRHVVEGLRAKGAIFIEDPADVPKGALLIYSAHGVSPAVREAAARQELRTIDATCPLVTKVHVEAQRFDRVGVEIALVGHAGHVEVEGTMGHAPERIHLVETVDDAERLEIGDPAQLAVLTQTTLSVDDTRDVIAVLQRRFPEVRLPRKGDICYATQNRQNAVKELTHEADLVLVVGAPESSNSNRLVELARKSGVTAHLVQTADEIVPAWLDDASCVGVTAGASAPEVLVEAVVERLRELAPDGAQVEAPTPVDEGVVFQLPSELRS, from the coding sequence ATGCGCATCCTCCTGGCCAGCCCCCGGGGCTTCTGCGCCGGTGTCGACCGGGCCATCGAAATCGTCGAGCAGGCGCTGGAGCGCTTTGGCCCGCCCGTCTACGTGCGCCACGAGATCGTCCACAACAGGCATGTGGTCGAGGGGCTGCGGGCCAAGGGCGCGATCTTCATCGAGGATCCGGCCGACGTGCCGAAGGGTGCGCTCCTGATCTACAGCGCCCACGGCGTTTCCCCGGCCGTGCGCGAAGCCGCAGCCCGCCAGGAGTTGCGCACGATCGACGCAACCTGCCCACTCGTCACGAAGGTTCATGTCGAAGCCCAGCGCTTCGACCGGGTCGGCGTGGAAATCGCCCTGGTCGGGCATGCGGGGCACGTGGAAGTCGAGGGCACGATGGGCCACGCACCGGAACGCATTCACCTGGTCGAAACCGTGGACGACGCCGAGCGCCTGGAGATAGGGGATCCAGCTCAGCTCGCGGTCCTCACCCAGACGACCCTCTCCGTCGACGATACCCGTGACGTCATTGCGGTATTGCAACGGCGCTTTCCGGAGGTCCGCCTGCCTCGCAAGGGCGACATCTGCTACGCCACCCAGAACCGACAGAACGCGGTGAAGGAGCTCACCCACGAGGCCGATCTGGTGCTGGTCGTCGGGGCGCCGGAATCGTCGAACTCGAATCGGCTGGTCGAGCTGGCACGCAAATCCGGCGTCACGGCACACCTGGTGCAGACCGCAGACGAGATCGTGCCCGCATGGCTCGACGACGCATCCTGCGTTGGAGTGACCGCCGGTGCGTCGGCACCGGAAGTCCTGGTCGAGGCCGTCGTCGAACGACTCCGCGAACTCGCACCGGACGGCGCCCAGGTGGAAGCGCCCACGCCGGTGGACGAGGGCGTCGTCTTCCAACTGCCCTCCGAGCTGCGTTCCTAG
- a CDS encoding glycoside hydrolase family 5 protein has translation MRWLFFLLILFLHGDACVPGVPPPHADFEFRLPALHAELDPVEGGRIRDAHGREVLLRGVNVNAFVEYWQYDPNLFTTYPFTPEDVDIMAGIGWNAVRLLFSWSRMEPQPGVYDEAYLDQLEEAVQILESRGIYTIIDAHQDAWGPSLVAAADEVCTGSTEPAFGWDGAPAWATQDGGAARCVLNGVRELSPAVTAAFSAFWANAPGPGGVGIQTRYASMWEHVAERLSIYDSVAGYDVMNEPSSFAADAMSNLLPTFYQRTLDAVRAGEASAGAPRRLFFFEPLILWNDFLVGVPAPFGDDQMVYAPHIYQGGLNSVGLVEAIFQQAKAEAATFGGIPVVTGEWGSDPNRAADPNDDYFDRHLAFQDDYRFGSTIWTWREACGDPHKAASGRDGTVPFVWGFWDLDCSINEVLGMREPLVEAMRRPVVRAAPGDLMDVVWDRPARSVTVRGEAAEAGETFIVFYPARPGDHLEPVGQGLEGIHTLPAIGGGRFVAGWTQGGDWELVVSLR, from the coding sequence ATGCGCTGGCTGTTCTTTCTGCTGATCTTGTTTCTCCACGGCGACGCATGTGTGCCGGGCGTCCCGCCGCCGCACGCGGATTTCGAGTTCCGGCTTCCCGCGCTCCACGCGGAGCTCGACCCGGTCGAGGGCGGACGCATCCGCGACGCCCATGGGCGAGAGGTGCTGCTGCGCGGCGTGAACGTGAATGCCTTCGTCGAATACTGGCAGTACGACCCGAACCTCTTCACGACCTATCCGTTCACGCCCGAGGACGTCGACATCATGGCCGGCATCGGCTGGAACGCGGTGCGACTCCTCTTCAGCTGGTCGCGCATGGAGCCCCAGCCGGGCGTCTACGACGAGGCCTATCTGGACCAGTTGGAGGAGGCGGTCCAGATCCTCGAGAGCCGGGGGATCTACACGATCATCGATGCGCACCAGGACGCCTGGGGGCCGAGCCTCGTGGCGGCAGCGGACGAGGTGTGCACGGGCTCGACCGAGCCGGCGTTCGGATGGGATGGTGCGCCTGCGTGGGCGACTCAGGACGGCGGCGCTGCGCGCTGCGTCCTCAACGGCGTCCGCGAGCTCTCGCCGGCGGTCACCGCGGCCTTCAGCGCGTTCTGGGCGAACGCACCTGGGCCGGGCGGCGTCGGTATCCAGACACGCTATGCCAGCATGTGGGAGCACGTCGCTGAACGTCTCAGCATCTACGACTCCGTCGCCGGTTACGACGTGATGAACGAACCGAGTTCCTTTGCGGCCGACGCGATGAGCAACCTGCTCCCCACCTTCTACCAACGGACGCTCGATGCGGTCCGAGCCGGCGAGGCGAGTGCGGGAGCCCCGCGGAGGCTCTTCTTCTTCGAGCCTTTGATCCTGTGGAACGATTTCCTCGTGGGCGTCCCCGCGCCTTTCGGCGACGACCAGATGGTCTACGCGCCGCACATCTATCAAGGCGGATTGAATTCCGTGGGCCTCGTCGAGGCGATCTTCCAACAGGCGAAGGCCGAGGCGGCCACGTTCGGCGGCATCCCGGTGGTGACGGGCGAATGGGGGAGCGATCCAAACCGCGCCGCCGATCCGAACGATGACTATTTCGACCGCCACCTGGCGTTCCAGGACGACTACCGCTTCGGCTCCACGATCTGGACCTGGCGGGAGGCGTGCGGCGACCCTCACAAGGCGGCCTCCGGCCGCGACGGAACCGTCCCCTTCGTCTGGGGGTTCTGGGACCTGGATTGCTCCATCAACGAGGTGCTCGGCATGCGCGAGCCGCTCGTCGAAGCGATGCGCCGCCCGGTGGTGCGCGCTGCTCCCGGCGACCTCATGGACGTCGTCTGGGATCGCCCCGCGCGCAGCGTAACTGTGCGCGGCGAAGCTGCAGAGGCCGGTGAGACGTTCATCGTCTTCTACCCGGCCCGGCCCGGAGATCACCTCGAACCCGTGGGCCAGGGGCTCGAGGGCATCCACACCTTGCCCGCGATCGGCGGCGGCCGCTTCGTCGCCGGTTGGACCCAGGGCGGCGACTGGGAACTCGTGGTCTCGCTTCGCTGA
- a CDS encoding MATE family efflux transporter: MMLSQGLAALVALIDVAMVGRLGPEAQAAVGYAVQLFFVSQSALFALSFACVAVMARAIGAGRPEESRKAFAASLVLALGAALILSGLMLLAPRTLLGWLSASPEVIALCIPYLQYLMVSAVVMGICLTIESGLRANKDTRTPLRITMVVTVVKIGLNALLIFGLAGFPKMGVTGAGLATLIAQCVAAVLFVAAVARTPEDSPTGLRHRDFHGMGRLFPELIRISIPGVGERLIMNGAMISYFAFIGAYGTVAAATYTIGIRILAFSWIPGIGYSQAVATLVGQALGAKDPAAARRATARAATLAVATAIVMGAVGALARRPLAEMFTVDPETVATLGPFMLCLALAQPVMQLHFTLAGAFRGAGDTWTPLVAAVLGNWVFRVPLAYLATVVLEAPLLWIWLVLILDHLTRALWLTWSYRKNQEIWGQPSNS, from the coding sequence GTGATGCTTTCCCAGGGCCTCGCCGCGTTGGTCGCCCTGATCGACGTCGCGATGGTGGGCCGGCTCGGCCCGGAGGCTCAAGCTGCGGTCGGCTATGCCGTGCAGCTCTTCTTCGTCTCCCAGTCTGCGCTCTTTGCACTCTCCTTCGCCTGCGTTGCCGTGATGGCTCGGGCCATTGGCGCGGGCAGGCCCGAGGAATCCCGAAAGGCCTTCGCGGCGTCGCTGGTGCTGGCGCTCGGCGCCGCCCTCATTCTGAGCGGCTTGATGCTCCTCGCGCCCAGAACCCTGCTCGGCTGGCTATCCGCCTCGCCCGAAGTCATCGCCCTCTGCATCCCCTACCTCCAATACCTGATGGTCTCGGCCGTCGTGATGGGCATCTGCCTGACCATCGAGAGCGGACTCCGCGCCAACAAGGATACGCGCACACCATTGCGCATCACCATGGTCGTGACCGTCGTCAAGATCGGGCTGAACGCACTCCTGATCTTCGGTCTCGCAGGTTTCCCGAAGATGGGCGTCACCGGCGCAGGCCTTGCCACGCTCATCGCCCAATGCGTCGCTGCCGTCTTGTTCGTAGCCGCCGTTGCAAGAACACCGGAGGACAGCCCCACCGGCCTCCGCCATCGCGATTTTCACGGCATGGGCCGCTTGTTTCCCGAACTGATCCGGATCTCCATCCCCGGCGTCGGCGAGCGTCTGATCATGAACGGCGCGATGATCTCCTACTTCGCGTTCATCGGCGCGTACGGAACGGTTGCCGCAGCTACCTACACCATTGGCATCCGCATCCTCGCCTTCTCGTGGATCCCGGGCATCGGCTACAGCCAGGCCGTCGCCACCCTGGTAGGCCAGGCTCTCGGAGCCAAAGACCCGGCAGCGGCCCGCCGAGCCACCGCCCGGGCGGCCACGCTCGCCGTTGCGACGGCCATCGTCATGGGAGCCGTAGGCGCCCTCGCGCGAAGACCGCTCGCGGAGATGTTCACCGTCGATCCCGAGACCGTCGCCACCCTCGGCCCCTTCATGCTCTGCCTGGCCCTCGCCCAACCCGTCATGCAACTCCACTTCACGCTTGCCGGTGCCTTCCGTGGCGCCGGGGACACATGGACGCCTCTCGTCGCCGCCGTCCTGGGCAACTGGGTCTTCCGTGTTCCCCTGGCGTACCTGGCCACCGTCGTGCTCGAAGCCCCCCTGCTCTGGATCTGGCTGGTGCTGATCCTCGACCATTTGACCCGGGCTCTATGGCTTACGTGGTCGTATAGGAAGAACCAGGAGATCTGGGGTCAGCCGAGCAACTCGTAG
- a CDS encoding sterol desaturase family protein: protein MIFEIVSAFLVGAFGWTFMEYVIHRWLGHDPRLRPNPFATEHVRHHGQGNYFAPSWKKGAAAIATTVILLGPAVWIAGWSAGIGGVVGFVSMYLGYEILHRREHTHPGIGPYMRWLRRHHFHHHFTNPRENHGVTTPLWDWVFGTYRPAGVIGVPAKLQMAWLADAETGLAKPAYAEHYELLG from the coding sequence ATGATCTTCGAAATCGTTTCAGCGTTCCTGGTCGGTGCTTTCGGGTGGACGTTCATGGAATACGTCATCCACCGCTGGCTGGGCCACGACCCACGGCTCCGGCCGAATCCGTTCGCCACCGAGCACGTGCGTCACCACGGCCAGGGCAACTACTTCGCCCCGAGCTGGAAGAAGGGCGCTGCGGCGATCGCCACGACGGTGATCCTTCTCGGCCCCGCCGTCTGGATCGCCGGCTGGTCCGCAGGCATCGGTGGCGTGGTCGGGTTCGTCAGCATGTATCTCGGCTACGAGATCTTGCACCGCCGCGAGCACACCCACCCTGGCATCGGACCCTACATGCGCTGGCTCCGCCGCCACCATTTCCACCACCACTTCACCAACCCCCGCGAAAACCACGGCGTGACGACACCGCTGTGGGATTGGGTGTTCGGTACCTACCGGCCGGCGGGGGTCATCGGCGTGCCCGCCAAGCTCCAGATGGCTTGGCTCGCAGATGCCGAAACGGGCCTCGCGAAGCCCGCCTACGCCGAGCACTACGAGTTGCTCGGCTGA
- a CDS encoding ATP-dependent Clp protease adaptor ClpS translates to MSNDPEGPADGGTWRDKEGGVAEKTRKKAAKPPRFKVVLYNDDYTPMAFVVALLESVFRKSPVESNALMLRIHRAGSGVAGVYTLEVAETKVATVHRQAEERGYPLRSGVEEE, encoded by the coding sequence ATGTCGAATGATCCGGAGGGGCCGGCAGACGGCGGAACCTGGCGAGACAAGGAAGGCGGGGTCGCCGAGAAGACCCGAAAGAAGGCGGCCAAGCCGCCGCGGTTCAAGGTGGTTCTCTACAACGACGATTACACTCCCATGGCTTTCGTGGTTGCGCTGCTCGAATCCGTGTTTCGCAAGAGCCCGGTCGAATCCAATGCGCTGATGCTGAGGATTCACCGTGCCGGATCCGGCGTTGCCGGTGTCTATACCCTGGAGGTGGCCGAGACCAAGGTGGCGACGGTGCACCGTCAGGCCGAAGAGCGGGGATATCCTCTGCGATCGGGTGTCGAGGAAGAGTGA